Proteins from a single region of Leptolyngbya sp. CCY15150:
- a CDS encoding Fe(3+) ABC transporter substrate-binding protein, whose protein sequence is MKLKRRTLFAGLTGAAMAIAIGCASQSTDTATDTTTDAASDTASTPASDGEVVNLYSSRHYDTDNSLYEGFTEETGIEVNLIEGDADELLERIKSEGANSPADVYMTVDAGRLWLAEQEGLLQPVESDVLTAAIPENLRHPDGLWFGLTTRARVIVYNKDTVDPSELSTYEDLADPKWQGRVCIRSSGNIYNLSLVGSMVETMGEEATQDWVEGLVSNLAREPEGGDTDQIKAVASGQCDVAIANHYYWARLAKSEDAAEQAVAEQVGIFFPNQDDRGTHVNISGAGVLAAAPNPENAIAFIEYLVSPEAQEIFAAGNNEYPVLEGVNVDPIVSELGNFKVDAVNVASYGRNNPKVVEIVDRAGWK, encoded by the coding sequence ATGAAACTCAAACGACGGACGCTTTTTGCTGGATTGACCGGAGCCGCTATGGCGATCGCAATTGGCTGTGCCAGTCAGTCTACCGATACGGCAACCGATACAACGACTGATGCTGCTTCCGACACCGCCAGTACCCCCGCTAGTGATGGTGAGGTTGTCAACCTATATTCATCTCGGCACTACGACACCGATAACAGCCTGTACGAAGGGTTTACAGAAGAGACAGGCATTGAGGTAAACCTGATTGAAGGGGACGCTGATGAACTGTTGGAGCGCATCAAGAGCGAAGGGGCAAACAGTCCGGCTGATGTCTACATGACCGTGGATGCAGGACGGCTCTGGCTAGCCGAGCAGGAAGGATTGCTGCAACCGGTAGAATCAGATGTGTTGACAGCCGCCATCCCTGAGAACCTGCGCCACCCTGATGGTCTCTGGTTTGGGCTAACGACCAGGGCGCGGGTCATTGTTTACAACAAAGATACGGTGGATCCATCTGAGCTTTCCACCTACGAAGACCTAGCGGATCCCAAATGGCAGGGGCGCGTCTGCATCCGTAGTTCGGGCAATATCTATAACCTTTCCCTCGTTGGCTCCATGGTGGAAACCATGGGCGAAGAGGCGACTCAAGACTGGGTAGAAGGTTTGGTGAGCAACTTGGCCCGTGAGCCTGAAGGAGGAGATACGGATCAAATTAAGGCCGTCGCTTCGGGACAATGTGATGTGGCGATCGCCAACCACTACTACTGGGCAAGACTAGCTAAGTCTGAAGATGCGGCCGAGCAAGCGGTAGCAGAGCAAGTGGGTATCTTTTTCCCTAACCAAGACGATCGCGGTACCCACGTCAATATCAGTGGTGCCGGTGTGCTAGCTGCAGCTCCCAATCCCGAGAATGCGATCGCGTTTATTGAATATCTAGTTAGCCCCGAAGCGCAGGAAATCTTTGCAGCGGGCAATAATGAATACCCGGTGCTAGAAGGGGTCAATGTCGATCCGATTGTGTCGGAACTCGGTAACTTCAAGGTTGATGCGGTGAATGTAGCGTCTTACGGCCGCAATAACCCCAAGGTTGTAGAAATTGTTGACCGGGCAGGTTGGAAATAA
- the crtD gene encoding C-3',4' desaturase CrtD: protein MSTGDGSSEARVVVIGAGIGGLTAAALLAHRGYRVRVFDQAIVPGGCASTFQRRGFTFDVGATQVAGLEPGGIHHRIFTELGIPLPEATPCDPACAVYLPGETEPIQVWRDPQRWQAERQRQFPGSEPFWQFLNDLFRYSWAFQSRDPILPPRSAWDVAQLLQAVRPDTLLTAPHTFSTVGQVLRRYGLGGDRRLRTFLDLQLKLYSQVNAEETAVLYAATALGVSQAPQGLYHLEGSMQVLSDRLVESLERDGGELQMRHTVEKIHTRHGRAVAVEIRNQKTGEAWMEPADQVVANVTVQNLVQLLGDQAPSGYRQRVDKLRPASGAFVVYLGVKASAIPEPCPPHLQFLYDYEGAIAENNSLFVSVSHPGDGRAPATCATIIASSFTDLGLWWTTPDYDRLKQDYTNAAIARLGQFFHLTPDTILHCEAATPRTFQRYTARDQGAVGGLGQRVPTFGPFGFANRTPVDGLWLVGDCTHPGEGTAGVSYSALTVVRQIQQASS from the coding sequence ATGTCAACCGGTGATGGATCCTCTGAGGCCCGTGTGGTGGTGATTGGTGCGGGCATCGGCGGCTTGACGGCGGCGGCGTTGCTGGCCCATCGAGGCTATCGGGTGCGGGTGTTTGATCAGGCGATCGTGCCGGGGGGTTGCGCTTCAACGTTTCAGCGGCGCGGATTTACCTTTGATGTGGGGGCTACTCAGGTGGCCGGGCTAGAGCCTGGGGGGATTCACCATCGGATTTTTACCGAACTAGGTATTCCCCTACCGGAAGCAACTCCCTGCGATCCCGCCTGCGCCGTTTACCTGCCAGGTGAGACGGAGCCCATTCAGGTGTGGCGAGATCCCCAGCGATGGCAGGCCGAACGCCAGCGGCAGTTTCCTGGGAGCGAACCCTTTTGGCAGTTTCTCAACGATTTATTTCGCTATAGCTGGGCCTTTCAATCCCGAGATCCCATTCTGCCGCCGCGTAGCGCTTGGGATGTGGCCCAGTTGCTGCAGGCAGTACGTCCCGACACGTTGTTGACCGCGCCCCACACCTTCTCTACCGTGGGTCAGGTGCTGCGTCGCTATGGGCTGGGAGGCGATCGCCGTCTGAGAACCTTCCTAGATTTACAGCTCAAACTTTACTCCCAAGTCAACGCCGAGGAAACCGCCGTTCTCTATGCTGCAACGGCTCTGGGTGTATCCCAAGCACCCCAAGGGCTCTACCACCTAGAAGGCAGTATGCAGGTGTTGAGCGATCGCTTGGTGGAATCCCTGGAGCGGGATGGCGGAGAGCTACAGATGCGCCATACGGTAGAGAAGATCCACACCCGTCACGGTCGGGCCGTGGCGGTCGAGATCCGTAACCAGAAGACCGGCGAGGCGTGGATGGAGCCTGCAGATCAGGTGGTGGCGAACGTGACGGTGCAAAATCTGGTGCAGTTGCTGGGCGATCAGGCTCCCAGCGGCTACCGGCAGCGGGTGGATAAGCTCCGTCCTGCCTCCGGTGCCTTTGTGGTGTATTTGGGGGTGAAGGCCTCAGCCATTCCCGAGCCCTGCCCGCCCCATCTCCAGTTTCTCTACGACTATGAGGGAGCGATCGCTGAAAACAACTCCCTCTTTGTCTCCGTCAGCCATCCCGGCGATGGCCGCGCACCCGCAACCTGTGCCACTATCATCGCCTCGTCGTTTACCGACCTAGGGCTCTGGTGGACAACCCCCGACTACGATCGCCTCAAGCAAGACTACACCAACGCAGCGATCGCCCGCCTAGGACAATTTTTCCACCTAACGCCCGACACAATTCTTCATTGTGAAGCAGCTACCCCCAGAACCTTCCAGCGCTACACCGCCCGCGATCAAGGAGCCGTGGGTGGATTAGGGCAGCGAGTGCCCACCTTTGGCCCCTTCGGTTTTGCTAACCGCACGCCAGTGGATGGCCTATGGCTGGTGGGCGACTGCACCCATCCCGGTGAAGGTACCGCAGGGGTGAGCTATTCGGCGCTGACCGTCGTCCGACAAATTCAGCAAGCATCCTCCTAG